In Marasmius oreades isolate 03SP1 chromosome 3, whole genome shotgun sequence, a single window of DNA contains:
- a CDS encoding uncharacterized protein (BUSCO:EOG092655SO), whose product MSSGISIGGFAVIPVIYNEGSSDPSISKKKQPTQHYIYARAQQKTKNSKSSWPDGRTLFLVNVPPDATERELMMLFKPYGTIERVVFDLDGEKEEEELEESDEDEDGMGVETVPADLEDKEEDEGPRRKRRKIVKPQVVPLPVKTRRRLRKTGQTAHVVFLDSSSLDRSLSIAPQKPRLWPISDEEPCGLGHYTTLYDSLRPPLEAVREHADTYMELFEFELAKTKQKSKYRKGEAIVDEDGFTLVTRGGAYGQTLGGGVAVATKRFQETGETSERQAGRPKKKEKTNFYAFQKAEKQRNGMGFLTHLFFFFSFYELSFIQISSS is encoded by the coding sequence ATGTCTTCAGGAATCTCCATCGGTGGATTCGCGGTCATACCTGTCATCTATAACGAGGGGTCCTCCGACCCCTCAATTTCAAAGAAAAAACAGCCTACACAACATTACATCTACGCTCGTGCACAACAGAAAACCAAAAATTCCAAGTCCTCATGGCCTGATGGACGGACGCTCTTTCTGGTGAATGTACCACCGGACGCGACGGAGAGAGAGCTTATGATGCTTTTCAAACCATACGGAACAATTGAGAGGGTCGTGTTTGATCTGGatggagagaaggaagaagaagaactggaggaaagcgatgaagatgaagacggaATGGGTGTGGAAACAGTCCCAGCCGACCTGGAAGAcaaggaagaggacgaaggTCCTAGACGGAAACGGAGAAAAATCGTCAAACCTCAGGTTGTTCCGTTACCTGTAAAGACTCGACGGAGATTGCGAAAGACTGGTCAAACAGCACACGTCGTCTTTCTTGATTCTTCCTCGTTGGATCGCTCCCTCTCCATTGCGCCTCAAAAACCTCGTTTGTGGCCTATTTCTGATGAGGAACCTTGCGGTCTAGGGCATTATACCACGTTATACGATTCTTTACGACCGCCGTTGGAGGCAGTTCGTGAGCATGCCGACACGTACATGGAGCTATTTGAATTCGAGCTAGCAAAGACGAAACAAAAATCAAAATATCGCAAAGGAGAAGCAATTGTGGACGAGGATGGATTTACACTGGTCACTCGTGGTGGAGCCTATGGTCAGACTTTGGGGGGAGGAGTTGCAGTTGCAACTAAGAGGTTTCAGGAAACGGGGGAAACGAGCGAGAGGCAGGCAGGAAGgccaaagaagaaggagaaaacgAATTTCTACGCCTTTCAGAAGGCGGAGAAACAGCGGAACGGTATGGGCTTTTTGACTcacctctttttttttttctctttttacGAATTGTCCTTCATTCAGATCTCATCGAGCTGA